One Micromonospora eburnea genomic region harbors:
- a CDS encoding SigE family RNA polymerase sigma factor — MDDAEFREFVEVRYADLLRTAYLLTGSRDAAQDLVHEALLKVMRHWRRVDEPLAYVRRAMVNERTSRWRRIGLRELVTSTVPDRAGPDSIEVVVIRDELLAALDRLPVRMRTVLVLRYWEDLPEAEVAEAMGCSVGTVKSQAARGLARLREVLAMPEPRLVNGLLGERA, encoded by the coding sequence GTGGATGACGCGGAGTTCCGCGAGTTCGTGGAGGTCCGCTACGCCGACCTGCTGCGCACCGCGTACCTGTTGACGGGCAGCCGGGACGCGGCGCAGGACCTGGTACACGAGGCGCTGCTGAAGGTGATGCGGCACTGGCGACGGGTCGACGAACCGCTGGCGTACGTACGCCGGGCGATGGTGAACGAGCGGACCAGCCGCTGGCGCCGGATCGGGCTGCGGGAGCTCGTCACCTCGACGGTGCCGGACCGGGCCGGCCCGGACAGCATCGAGGTGGTGGTGATCCGGGACGAGCTGCTCGCCGCGTTGGACCGCCTGCCGGTCCGGATGCGGACGGTGCTGGTGCTGCGCTACTGGGAGGACCTGCCGGAGGCGGAGGTGGCGGAGGCGATGGGCTGCTCCGTTGGAACGGTCAAGAGTCAGGCGGCCCGAGGGCTGGCCCGGCTCCGGGAGGTGCTGGCCATGCCGGAGCCGCGGCTGGTCAACGGGTTGCTGGGGGAGCGGGCATGA
- a CDS encoding sulfite exporter TauE/SafE family protein: MDLSDAALLVAAGLAAGTVNAVAGGGSLITFPALIATGLPPIPANVTNSVSVFPGYVASVAGSWVDLPRGRQLWALLPTTVAGTIVGCLLLLATPARTFELVVPFLVLGATAMLAFQDPLRRLVGHPADLDPRRRTVTVQAMVALGSVYGGYFGAALGVMLVAGLALVLDTTLVRVTAIKNLLSAVVGLTTLVVFALFGPVHWTAAAVVAPATVTGGYLGARLVRRLPSVVLKTVIVVFGTVIGLYLLWRALR, encoded by the coding sequence ATGGATCTCTCCGACGCCGCGCTCCTGGTCGCCGCCGGTCTCGCCGCGGGCACGGTGAACGCGGTGGCCGGGGGCGGTTCGCTCATCACCTTCCCGGCCCTGATCGCGACCGGCCTGCCACCCATCCCGGCCAACGTCACGAATTCCGTGTCGGTCTTCCCCGGGTACGTCGCGAGTGTCGCCGGCAGCTGGGTGGACCTGCCGCGCGGAAGGCAGCTGTGGGCCCTGCTGCCCACCACGGTCGCCGGGACGATCGTGGGCTGCCTGCTGCTGCTGGCCACCCCGGCACGGACGTTCGAGTTGGTGGTGCCGTTCCTGGTGCTGGGCGCGACGGCCATGCTGGCCTTCCAGGATCCGCTGCGCCGGCTGGTCGGCCACCCGGCCGACCTGGACCCGCGCCGCCGTACCGTCACCGTGCAGGCCATGGTCGCTCTCGGGTCGGTGTACGGCGGCTACTTCGGCGCGGCGCTCGGGGTGATGCTGGTGGCCGGCCTGGCGCTGGTGCTGGACACCACCCTGGTCCGGGTCACCGCCATCAAGAACCTGCTCTCGGCGGTGGTGGGGCTGACCACGCTGGTGGTGTTCGCGCTCTTCGGCCCGGTTCACTGGACGGCCGCCGCGGTGGTCGCTCCGGCCACGGTGACCGGCGGCTACCTGGGCGCCCGGCTGGTCCGCCGGCTGCCGTCGGTGGTGCTGAAGACGGTCATCGTCGTCTTCGGCACGGTGATCGGCCTCTACCTGCTCTGGCGCGCCCTGCGCTGA
- a CDS encoding MFS transporter — MDRGSEPNRSAIYATTLVAFLAIAGIAVVDPILPAIGAAIGVTAWQVELLFTAYIAVMAVGMIPATLASGRFGFKPVLTTGVSVVGLAAILASFSNDIVQLSVLRGVWGLGNAMFFATAMVVLVNLANDREWVVGLFETALGLGFAVGPLIGGLLGEVSWRLPFFVCGVFMVLALAVASRKLREPATKLPPVKVGSIFATYRKPAFITLCVVTAAYNFVFFVVLGYTPLYLHLDVIPLGLAFTGWGLGLAAGILVIGHRLAHRIGAVQTVGVAIAGLLACMVLFAISSGTAMSLVVLVFAGLFMGLANANLTDLALGLGSADRRVATGAFNLVRWGAAAPAPVIAGKLAEHGLALPFWVGFGVLAVGMLTYLAFAHLMAAGYGERVLWSRWNRAARDAEHSPEEPVGEAY; from the coding sequence GTGGATCGGGGATCCGAGCCCAACCGCAGTGCCATCTACGCCACCACACTGGTGGCCTTCCTCGCCATCGCCGGCATCGCCGTGGTGGACCCGATCCTGCCCGCCATCGGCGCGGCCATCGGGGTCACCGCCTGGCAGGTCGAACTGCTGTTCACCGCGTACATCGCGGTGATGGCGGTCGGCATGATCCCGGCGACCCTCGCCAGCGGGCGGTTCGGTTTCAAACCCGTGCTGACCACCGGCGTCAGCGTGGTCGGCCTCGCCGCGATCCTCGCCTCGTTCAGCAACGACATCGTGCAGCTCTCCGTGCTGCGCGGCGTGTGGGGGCTGGGTAACGCGATGTTCTTCGCCACCGCGATGGTGGTGCTGGTCAACCTCGCCAACGACCGGGAATGGGTGGTCGGGCTCTTCGAGACCGCGCTCGGGCTCGGCTTCGCCGTCGGCCCGCTGATCGGCGGCCTGCTCGGCGAGGTGAGCTGGCGGTTGCCGTTCTTCGTCTGCGGCGTGTTCATGGTGCTCGCGCTGGCCGTCGCGTCGCGCAAACTCCGCGAGCCCGCCACCAAGCTGCCGCCCGTCAAGGTGGGCTCGATCTTCGCCACCTACCGCAAGCCGGCGTTCATCACCCTCTGCGTGGTGACCGCCGCCTACAACTTCGTCTTCTTCGTGGTGCTCGGCTACACGCCGCTCTACCTGCACCTCGACGTGATCCCGCTGGGGCTGGCCTTCACCGGCTGGGGCCTCGGCCTGGCCGCCGGCATCCTGGTGATCGGCCACCGGCTCGCGCACCGGATCGGCGCGGTGCAGACCGTCGGCGTCGCCATCGCCGGCCTGCTGGCCTGCATGGTGCTCTTCGCCATCTCCTCCGGCACCGCCATGTCGCTGGTGGTGCTGGTGTTCGCCGGCCTGTTCATGGGACTGGCCAACGCCAACCTCACCGACCTGGCGCTCGGCCTCGGCTCCGCCGATCGGCGGGTCGCCACCGGCGCGTTCAACCTGGTCCGCTGGGGCGCCGCCGCGCCGGCCCCGGTCATCGCCGGCAAGCTGGCCGAACACGGGCTGGCCCTGCCGTTCTGGGTCGGCTTCGGAGTGCTCGCCGTCGGCATGCTGACCTACCTCGCCTTCGCGCACCTGATGGCCGCCGGCTACGGCGAGCGGGTGCTCTGGTCGAGGTGGAACCGGGCCGCCCGCGACGCCGAGCACTCCCCGGAGGAACCGGTCGGCGAGGCGTACTGA
- a CDS encoding MarR family winged helix-turn-helix transcriptional regulator gives MTDDRSQETDQDEATLGRIETEVALLMRLGEATRRATGTAEHRVLDRAAYVILRYLDSAGPQNVSALAARLNLDGSTVTRQVSAMQRDGLITRTPDPADGRGTVVSATLTGRQRMAAVQAARTRLYGDLLAAWSPDDRDSLADLLHRLNEALDARNRRR, from the coding sequence ATGACGGACGACCGCAGCCAGGAAACCGATCAGGATGAGGCAACCCTCGGCCGGATCGAGACCGAGGTGGCCCTGCTGATGCGACTGGGCGAGGCGACCCGCCGGGCCACTGGCACCGCCGAGCACCGGGTGCTGGACCGGGCGGCGTACGTGATCCTGCGATACCTGGACAGCGCTGGCCCGCAGAACGTGTCCGCGCTGGCCGCGCGGCTGAACCTGGACGGCTCGACGGTCACCCGACAGGTCTCCGCGATGCAGCGGGACGGCCTGATCACCCGTACCCCCGATCCGGCCGACGGGCGTGGCACGGTGGTCTCCGCCACCCTCACCGGGCGGCAGCGGATGGCCGCCGTCCAGGCGGCCCGCACCCGGCTCTATGGCGACCTCCTCGCCGCCTGGTCGCCCGACGACCGGGACTCTCTCGCGGACCTGCTGCACCGCCTCAACGAGGCACTGGACGCACGCAACCGCCGCCGCTGA
- the mctP gene encoding monocarboxylate uptake permease MctP has translation MWRDHLTEIIIFTVLFLLVSAMGFVAARWRAPRDMAHLDEWGLGGRSFGGWITWFLVGGDLYTAYTFVAVPALIFGAGAAGFFAVPYTIVIYPMVFLVLCRLWSVSHRHGFVTPADFVRSRFDSPILALLVAITGIVATMPYIALQLVGIEAVLKTMGVTGDSALARHLPIIIAFAILAAYTYQSGLRAPALIAFVKDSLIYVVILVAVIYLPHKLGGWSSIFDAADAKFQASPAPGDGILLNANNQLQYVTLAFGSALALFLYPHSITGVLASRNRNVIKRNMSALPAYSLLLGLIALLGYMAIAAKVTPLPGAKAGSVDTNTIVPRLFDAQFPGWFAGIAYAAIGIGALVPAAIMSIAAANLFTRNIYKEYLRRDAAPAQEANVSKIASLVVKVGAVACIVFLDPQFSIDLQLIGGVIILQTLPAVALGLYTRWFHRGALIAGWVAGMALGMWMLYQVANPATGKKHFAGSAFPLSEFGFDTKKTIYVGIVAVLVNLVVAALLTLVLRAVKVADGVDATTPGDYFADEGDPRVTPGPARDADSAREPVA, from the coding sequence ATGTGGCGGGATCACCTGACCGAGATCATCATCTTCACCGTCCTCTTTTTGCTGGTCAGCGCGATGGGGTTCGTGGCCGCCCGGTGGCGGGCGCCGCGCGACATGGCGCACCTCGACGAGTGGGGGCTGGGCGGGCGCAGCTTCGGCGGCTGGATCACCTGGTTCCTGGTCGGCGGTGACCTCTACACCGCGTACACCTTCGTGGCGGTGCCGGCGCTGATCTTCGGGGCCGGCGCGGCGGGCTTCTTCGCCGTGCCGTACACGATCGTCATCTACCCGATGGTGTTCCTGGTGCTCTGCCGGCTCTGGTCGGTGTCGCACCGGCACGGGTTCGTCACCCCGGCCGACTTCGTCCGCAGCCGGTTCGACTCGCCGATCCTGGCGCTGCTGGTCGCGATCACCGGCATCGTGGCGACCATGCCGTACATCGCGTTGCAGCTCGTCGGCATCGAGGCGGTGCTCAAGACGATGGGCGTCACCGGGGACAGCGCGCTGGCCCGGCACCTGCCGATCATCATCGCGTTCGCGATCCTGGCGGCCTACACCTACCAGTCCGGGCTGCGCGCACCCGCGCTGATCGCGTTCGTCAAGGACTCGCTGATCTACGTCGTGATCCTGGTGGCGGTCATCTACCTGCCGCACAAGCTGGGCGGGTGGAGCAGCATCTTCGACGCGGCGGACGCGAAGTTCCAGGCGTCCCCGGCCCCCGGCGACGGCATCCTGCTCAACGCCAACAACCAACTCCAGTACGTCACCCTGGCGTTCGGCTCCGCGCTGGCGCTGTTCCTCTACCCGCACAGCATCACCGGCGTGCTGGCCAGCCGGAACCGGAACGTGATCAAGCGGAACATGTCGGCGCTGCCGGCGTACAGCCTGCTGCTCGGGTTGATCGCGCTGCTCGGCTACATGGCCATCGCGGCCAAGGTGACGCCGCTGCCGGGGGCCAAGGCGGGCAGTGTGGACACCAACACCATCGTGCCGCGGCTCTTCGACGCGCAGTTCCCGGGCTGGTTCGCCGGGATCGCGTACGCGGCGATCGGCATCGGCGCGCTGGTGCCGGCAGCGATCATGTCGATCGCGGCGGCCAACCTGTTCACCCGCAACATCTACAAGGAGTACCTGAGGCGGGACGCCGCCCCGGCGCAGGAGGCCAACGTCTCGAAGATCGCCTCGCTGGTGGTGAAGGTCGGCGCGGTCGCCTGCATCGTCTTCCTCGACCCGCAGTTCTCCATCGATCTCCAGCTCATCGGCGGTGTGATCATCCTCCAGACGTTGCCGGCGGTGGCGCTGGGCCTCTACACCCGCTGGTTCCACCGCGGCGCGCTGATCGCCGGCTGGGTGGCCGGCATGGCGCTGGGCATGTGGATGCTCTACCAGGTGGCGAACCCGGCGACGGGGAAGAAGCATTTCGCCGGCTCGGCGTTCCCGCTCTCCGAGTTCGGCTTCGACACCAAGAAGACGATCTACGTCGGGATCGTGGCGGTGCTGGTCAACCTGGTGGTGGCGGCGCTGCTGACGCTGGTTCTGCGGGCCGTGAAGGTGGCCGACGGGGTGGATGCCACCACTCCGGGCGACTACTTCGCCGACGAGGGCGACCCCCGCGTCACCCCCGGCCCCGCCCGCGACGCCGACTCCGCCCGCGAGCCGGTCGCCTGA
- a CDS encoding DUF3311 domain-containing protein — protein MAAPEPEAPSTARSRATDRSPWNWLLFIPIVVPLIPAFFNADSPRLFGFPRFYWLQLAWILLGVGTTTLVYQMTKKRR, from the coding sequence GTGGCAGCACCCGAACCGGAGGCGCCGAGCACGGCGCGGTCCAGGGCGACTGATCGCAGCCCCTGGAACTGGTTGCTCTTCATACCGATTGTGGTGCCGTTGATCCCGGCCTTCTTCAACGCCGACTCACCCCGGCTGTTCGGATTCCCGCGCTTCTACTGGCTGCAACTGGCCTGGATCCTGCTCGGCGTGGGCACCACCACGCTGGTCTACCAGATGACCAAGAAGCGGAGGTGA
- a CDS encoding bifunctional RNase H/acid phosphatase, with product MAVRAVVVEADGGSRGNPGPAGYGAVVRDPETGEVLAERSEAIGTATNNVAEYRGLIAGLEAAAELGATEVEARMDSKLVVEQMCGRWQIKHPGLRPLAAQAAGLVGRFSSVRFSWVPRERNRHADALANAAMDAAAGRAPARPTVESPRIVEPPREVAAPDSAARAAAREVAARAATGRATGTDPATTPASWEPRPTETATRLVLVRHGETGRTVQKRYSGRDDVPLTDRGRAQARATAARVAALAPSVAAVVSSPLSRCTATAEAIAAAVGNPPVRPDDDLIECDFGVWEGRTFAEVREGWAGELDAWLASTRVAPPQGESFAAVAERTGRAVERLRAAYPGETVVVVSHVSPIKLMLRDALAAGDAFLHRLYLDTAGVSVLDLYPDGGVAVRSVNDTAHLTSH from the coding sequence GTGGCGGTGCGCGCGGTGGTGGTCGAGGCCGACGGCGGGTCGCGGGGCAACCCCGGGCCGGCCGGCTACGGCGCGGTGGTCCGCGACCCGGAGACCGGCGAGGTGCTGGCCGAACGGTCCGAGGCGATCGGCACGGCCACCAACAACGTGGCCGAATACCGGGGGTTGATCGCCGGGCTGGAGGCCGCCGCCGAGTTGGGCGCGACCGAGGTCGAGGCGCGGATGGACTCCAAGCTGGTCGTCGAGCAGATGTGCGGCCGCTGGCAGATCAAGCACCCGGGGCTGCGACCGCTCGCCGCGCAGGCCGCCGGCCTGGTCGGCCGGTTCTCCAGCGTACGGTTCAGTTGGGTGCCGCGGGAGCGCAACCGGCACGCGGACGCCCTGGCCAACGCGGCGATGGACGCCGCCGCCGGCCGGGCCCCGGCCCGGCCGACCGTCGAGTCGCCGCGGATCGTGGAGCCGCCGCGCGAGGTGGCCGCCCCCGACTCGGCCGCCCGGGCCGCGGCCCGGGAGGTGGCCGCCCGGGCCGCCACCGGCCGGGCCACCGGCACCGACCCGGCCACCACGCCGGCCTCCTGGGAGCCGCGCCCCACCGAGACCGCGACCCGGCTGGTCCTGGTCCGGCACGGCGAGACCGGGCGGACCGTGCAGAAGCGCTACTCGGGCCGCGACGACGTGCCGCTCACCGACCGGGGCCGGGCCCAGGCTCGGGCGACCGCCGCCCGGGTCGCCGCCCTCGCGCCGTCCGTCGCGGCCGTGGTCAGCTCACCGTTGTCCCGCTGTACGGCCACCGCCGAGGCGATCGCCGCCGCCGTCGGCAACCCCCCGGTACGCCCGGACGACGACCTGATCGAGTGCGACTTCGGGGTCTGGGAGGGGCGGACCTTCGCCGAGGTACGGGAGGGCTGGGCGGGGGAGTTGGACGCCTGGCTCGCCTCCACCCGGGTCGCCCCGCCGCAGGGCGAGTCGTTCGCCGCCGTCGCCGAGCGGACCGGCCGGGCGGTCGAGCGGCTGCGTGCCGCGTACCCGGGGGAGACGGTCGTGGTGGTCTCCCACGTCTCACCGATCAAGCTGATGCTGCGCGACGCGCTCGCGGCCGGCGACGCCTTCCTGCACCGGCTCTACCTGGACACCGCGGGCGTCTCGGTGCTGGACCTGTACCCGGACGGCGGGGTCGCGGTCCGCTCGGTCAACGACACCGCCCACCTGACCTCCCACTGA
- a CDS encoding zinc ribbon domain-containing protein: MKADPKVQRRLLDLQAIDTALAQLAHRRRSLPERAELDALARELSALEDERVRAQVAVDDLDRDIARLEKDIDQVRARKSKDEARLAAGTGPARELEAIQHELASLNRRQGDLEDAELELMEQRETAQGVLDGVERRIAEARDRRTAAEQRRDESLAEIAKEEEFKRSARQPLANDLPADLVALYDRIREDTGLGAALLTGIRCGGCRLELAGADLARIRKAAPQDVVRCEECRRILVRTSEPGL, from the coding sequence GTGAAGGCTGACCCGAAGGTGCAGCGCCGCCTGCTCGACCTGCAGGCGATCGACACCGCCCTCGCCCAGCTCGCCCACCGCCGCCGGTCGCTGCCCGAGCGGGCCGAGCTGGACGCGCTCGCGCGGGAACTCTCCGCGCTGGAGGACGAGCGGGTCCGCGCCCAGGTGGCCGTCGACGACCTGGACCGGGACATCGCCCGGCTGGAGAAGGACATCGACCAGGTACGCGCCCGCAAGAGCAAGGACGAGGCGCGGCTGGCCGCCGGTACCGGCCCGGCCCGGGAGCTGGAGGCGATCCAGCACGAGCTGGCCTCGCTCAATCGCCGCCAGGGCGACCTGGAGGACGCCGAGCTGGAGCTGATGGAGCAGCGCGAGACCGCGCAGGGCGTGCTGGACGGCGTCGAGCGCCGGATCGCCGAGGCCCGGGACCGGCGGACCGCCGCCGAGCAGCGCCGCGACGAAAGCCTGGCCGAGATCGCCAAGGAGGAGGAGTTCAAGCGTTCCGCCCGCCAGCCGCTCGCCAACGACCTCCCGGCCGACCTGGTCGCCCTCTACGACCGGATCCGCGAGGACACCGGGCTCGGCGCGGCGCTGCTCACCGGCATCCGCTGCGGCGGCTGCCGGCTGGAGCTGGCCGGGGCCGACCTGGCCCGGATCCGCAAGGCCGCCCCGCAGGACGTGGTGCGCTGCGAGGAGTGCCGGCGGATCCTGGTCCGTACCAGCGAGCCGGGGCTGTAG
- a CDS encoding Nif3-like dinuclear metal center hexameric protein — protein MVAALDRRYPPAWAEEWDRVGLVLGEPTNPVRRIACVVDVVPETVDEALAAGADLIVAHHPLLLRGVSSVAATTYKGRIVHRLIKSDVALYVAHTNADVADPGVSDALAARFGLTGLRPLHRPRPGSPADAPGRGIGRIGELPAPMTLAELARHAAAVLPVTAWGVRAAGDPRRMVRTLAVSGGSGDSFLAEATAAGVDAFLTADLRHHPAGEHLAAGGPALLDAAHWATERPWLDDLAAQLRDELGVETVVSDLDTDPWTVHAAAPRPDDKEPRP, from the coding sequence GTGGTGGCCGCGCTGGACCGCCGCTACCCGCCGGCCTGGGCCGAGGAGTGGGACCGGGTCGGCCTGGTGCTCGGCGAGCCCACGAACCCGGTACGCCGGATCGCCTGCGTGGTCGACGTGGTGCCCGAGACGGTGGACGAGGCGCTCGCCGCCGGGGCCGACCTGATCGTCGCGCACCACCCGCTGCTGCTGCGCGGGGTCTCCTCCGTCGCCGCCACCACGTACAAGGGGCGGATCGTCCATCGGCTGATCAAGTCGGACGTCGCGCTGTACGTGGCCCACACCAACGCGGACGTGGCCGACCCGGGCGTCTCCGACGCCCTCGCGGCCCGCTTCGGGCTGACCGGGCTGCGTCCGCTGCACCGCCCGCGACCCGGATCGCCGGCCGACGCCCCCGGGCGGGGCATCGGCCGGATCGGCGAACTGCCCGCCCCGATGACCCTCGCCGAGCTGGCCCGGCACGCCGCCGCGGTGCTGCCCGTCACGGCCTGGGGAGTTCGCGCCGCGGGGGACCCTCGGCGTATGGTTCGTACCCTCGCGGTCAGCGGCGGCTCGGGGGACAGCTTCCTCGCCGAAGCGACCGCCGCCGGGGTGGACGCGTTCCTCACCGCCGACCTGCGCCACCACCCCGCCGGTGAGCATCTCGCCGCCGGCGGCCCGGCCCTGCTGGACGCCGCCCACTGGGCGACCGAACGGCCCTGGCTGGACGACCTGGCCGCCCAGCTGCGGGACGAGCTGGGCGTCGAGACCGTGGTGTCCGACCTGGACACCGACCCGTGGACCGTGCACGCCGCCGCACCCCGACCGGACGACAAGGAGCCCCGACCGTGA
- a CDS encoding flavoprotein: MKGPHIGHGRRRVLYVIACGSPLARDVGRLVDLARQDGWDVCVVTTPDGAKFVDRAALARQTGHPVRTHYKNPGDPDVLPAADAMLVCPATVNTINKWAVGIADTLALGLLVEAQGLGMPIAAVPYTNAAMAAHPAFRASLDRLREWGIRVVFGDHVVPLHPPGTGERHLDAFPWAVGLAALRGTPRPAAPVG, translated from the coding sequence ATGAAGGGTCCGCACATCGGCCACGGGCGCCGCCGGGTGCTCTATGTCATCGCCTGCGGTTCGCCGCTGGCCCGTGACGTCGGCCGGTTGGTCGACCTCGCCCGGCAGGACGGTTGGGACGTCTGCGTGGTCACCACGCCGGACGGCGCGAAGTTCGTCGACCGGGCGGCGCTGGCCCGGCAGACCGGCCACCCGGTACGCACCCACTACAAGAACCCGGGCGACCCGGACGTGCTGCCGGCGGCGGACGCGATGCTGGTCTGCCCGGCGACGGTCAACACGATCAACAAGTGGGCGGTCGGCATCGCCGACACCCTCGCGCTCGGGCTGCTGGTCGAGGCGCAGGGGCTCGGGATGCCGATCGCGGCCGTCCCGTACACCAACGCGGCGATGGCCGCGCATCCGGCGTTCCGGGCCAGCCTGGATCGGCTGCGCGAGTGGGGGATACGCGTCGTGTTCGGCGACCACGTCGTACCGCTGCATCCGCCGGGCACCGGCGAGCGGCACCTGGACGCCTTCCCCTGGGCGGTCGGCCTCGCGGCGCTGCGCGGCACGCCGCGCCCGGCCGCCCCGGTGGGTTGA
- a CDS encoding helix-turn-helix domain-containing protein has translation MDELPIGRRVAYWRSRRKMSQQVFADRLGKSKSWVDKVERGVRRLDKFSVLYEIADILHVDVQLLLGKDPERRTDALNCIDQVEVEEIRAALERYDSMSAYFDAAPFPPPLGDMRKAVNHAWLTYQYGRYGMLTRALPKLLRDAQAADAGYGGDQAPEAAHLLGQVYQIASSVLRKLGECDLAWLAADRSMAVAQRADDPLLAGIATTRVCNALVAMGRARPALELNVNIANRLAPGGGNEATPGRLSVYGMLLLQGAMAAARIGDSATVDDLLTGAQEAATLVGGDHNHYWTSFGPTNLELHRAAAAVELGDGGRAVEIHHTICEAAFNGLLPERRAHHLLDIARGYAQIGDVANAGEMLLRGDRLAPSEIRCRPIAHEVMSDVLRRTRGTPPPPIAELAEHMGVGA, from the coding sequence ATGGACGAACTGCCCATAGGCCGCCGGGTGGCTTACTGGCGCAGTCGGCGCAAGATGTCCCAGCAGGTCTTCGCCGACCGGCTCGGCAAGTCCAAGAGCTGGGTCGACAAGGTCGAGCGCGGCGTGCGGCGGCTGGACAAGTTCTCCGTCCTCTACGAGATCGCCGACATCCTCCACGTCGACGTGCAACTGCTGCTCGGCAAGGACCCGGAGCGGCGTACCGACGCCCTCAACTGCATCGACCAGGTCGAGGTCGAGGAGATCCGGGCGGCGCTGGAGCGGTACGACTCGATGAGCGCGTACTTCGACGCGGCGCCCTTCCCCCCGCCCCTGGGCGACATGCGCAAGGCGGTCAACCACGCCTGGCTCACCTACCAGTACGGCCGCTACGGCATGCTCACCCGGGCGCTGCCGAAGCTGCTGCGCGACGCCCAGGCCGCCGACGCCGGCTACGGCGGGGACCAGGCCCCGGAGGCGGCCCACCTGCTCGGGCAGGTCTACCAGATCGCCTCCTCGGTGCTGCGCAAGCTCGGCGAGTGCGACCTGGCCTGGCTGGCCGCCGACCGTTCGATGGCGGTCGCCCAGCGGGCCGACGACCCGCTGCTGGCCGGCATCGCCACCACCCGGGTCTGCAACGCGCTGGTGGCGATGGGCCGGGCCCGGCCCGCGCTCGAACTCAACGTGAACATCGCCAACCGGCTCGCTCCCGGCGGCGGCAACGAGGCCACCCCGGGCCGGCTCTCCGTCTACGGCATGCTGCTGCTCCAGGGCGCGATGGCCGCCGCCCGGATCGGCGACTCCGCCACCGTGGACGACCTGCTCACCGGTGCCCAGGAGGCGGCCACCCTGGTCGGCGGGGACCACAACCACTACTGGACCTCGTTCGGCCCGACCAACCTGGAGCTGCACCGGGCCGCCGCGGCGGTGGAGCTGGGCGACGGCGGTCGGGCCGTGGAGATCCACCACACCATCTGCGAGGCCGCGTTCAACGGCCTGCTGCCCGAGCGGCGCGCGCACCACCTGCTCGACATCGCCCGCGGCTATGCGCAGATCGGCGACGTCGCGAACGCGGGGGAGATGCTGCTGCGCGGCGACCGGCTCGCCCCGTCCGAGATCCGCTGCCGGCCGATCGCCCACGAGGTGATGTCGGACGTGCTTCGTCGCACACGGGGTACGCCGCCTCCGCCGATCGCGGAGTTGGCTGAGCACATGGGAGTTGGCGCATGA
- a CDS encoding bifunctional DNA primase/polymerase, whose amino-acid sequence MWGTVGPRVARLSPLERVRLRRVAVRYAVHGWEVTPGACLANRRFVCGRAGCPTVGCHPALENWEHAASADPARVATWWCSRPHGVLLPTGRSFDVLEVAAHLGRQVLDAVASHPAGFGVRGPVLVTPTGRWMFLARPGDPLRPELEHCFHVVRHGPGSWIPAPPTRLPEGAVRWAVAPEQARWQLPDSYLVQNALIEALRSAGITLTSDLLPGQLPLPRRGH is encoded by the coding sequence ATGTGGGGGACCGTCGGACCGCGCGTGGCTCGCCTGTCGCCATTGGAACGGGTCCGGCTGCGCCGGGTCGCCGTCCGGTACGCCGTCCACGGCTGGGAGGTGACCCCCGGCGCATGCCTGGCCAACCGCCGCTTCGTCTGCGGCCGGGCCGGCTGTCCCACGGTGGGCTGCCATCCCGCCCTGGAGAACTGGGAGCACGCGGCGAGCGCCGACCCGGCCCGGGTGGCCACCTGGTGGTGCAGCCGCCCACACGGGGTGCTGCTGCCCACCGGGCGTTCCTTCGACGTACTGGAGGTCGCCGCCCACCTCGGCCGTCAGGTGCTGGACGCCGTCGCGTCCCACCCGGCCGGCTTCGGCGTACGCGGGCCGGTCCTGGTCACCCCCACCGGTCGCTGGATGTTCCTGGCCCGCCCGGGCGATCCGCTCCGGCCGGAATTGGAGCACTGCTTCCACGTGGTCCGGCACGGTCCCGGCTCGTGGATCCCGGCACCGCCGACCCGGCTGCCCGAGGGGGCGGTGCGCTGGGCGGTCGCCCCCGAGCAGGCCCGCTGGCAGCTACCTGACTCGTACCTGGTGCAGAACGCGCTGATCGAGGCGCTGCGCTCGGCCGGCATCACGCTCACCTCCGACCTGCTCCCCGGCCAGCTCCCCCTTCCCCGCCGCGGCCACTGA